In Setaria italica strain Yugu1 chromosome IX, Setaria_italica_v2.0, whole genome shotgun sequence, the genomic stretch TCAATATTTTACTTGCCGTTGGTTCTTCCGTCCTGAGGACACGGTTCGTATTGAGCTTTCGCTATTTTTTCTGTGTATCACAAGGCATGATATAACTGAGTCCTATCTTTTTGCAGGTTATCAATTCCTTGGTGTGCATAGATGTTGATGGGAAGAAGCATGACCCCAGAcgtgtttttctttctgaggAAAAGAATGACAATGTGCTTGATTGCATTATATCAAAGGTCAAGATAGTCCATGTTGATCCAAATGTAAGCTTTCTTGTCCAGAGCTCTTTTATCTTGTTGTGCGCATAACATTTCTCACTAAAATTGTTTCTTTGCCTTAGATGGATCCGAAAGCCAAGGCTCAGCTAATAGAGCATTGTGACTTGTACTATGACATGTCTTACTCCGTAGCATATTCTACATTTGCTAATATCCCATCAGGTAATTGCTCCTATATCTTTGTTCTCTTGTTGCTTGCATGTGTGCAAATTGCTTGTTTTGCCAACTTAGTGCTACAATAATACTTGCTGAATAAGAATTTTTATCCAATGTGCAATTGTATCTATTTCTGTAAAACTGATCTAGACAATCTACAATGACAAATATATCAAAAGCTAATGTAATTTTTGGCACAAACCCTTTCTTTGTTTCTCAACTAGAAAATGGGGCATCAGGCAGTGAAACTGCTTCTGGTATTTCTTCCGATGATATGGATTTGGAGACATCATCTGGTGCGCCAGTGAGAACAGCAACCCTACTTGATCTATATTCTGGCTGTGGGGGCATGTCCACTGGACTTTGCTTGGGTGCAGCACTTGCAGGCCTGAAACTTGAAACGGTAATTTCCTACCTTGTCCTCTGATGGGATGGAATATGTCCATGACCTCAGAACTAATTCTATTCTTCTGGCTACTGTTGCAGCGATGGGCTGTTGACCTCAACAGCTATGCATGCCAGAGTTTAAAGTACAATCATCCACAAACTGAGGTATAGGCAGTAAACTGAAACTTGGTTTCCATTTGTTATGTACAGCTGCTGCTACAATGTGTCTTTGGGTCTTTGAATGTAGGTTCGGAATGAGAAAGCCGACgagtttcttgctcttcttAAGGAATGGGCAGTTCTTTGTGACAAATATGTCCACAAAGATGTGGGTTCGGATTCAGCAGGCTCAGAGGATCAAGAGGATGATGGCAGCCCTCTTGATAAGGATGAATTCGTTGTAGAGAAGCTTATTGGGATATGTTATGGTGGCAGTGGCAGAGAAAATGGCCTCTATTTTAAGGTACATATgtgttatttttatttctttatgcTGTTTGCTTGGATTTCTGAAAAAGGCTCTGTTTGCATGCCTGCAGTTTTTAAGAATTCCCAAGAAAAAGAAGTCTAATTTCTATGGGAATCTGGAAAAAGTCCagcatttaaaaaaaagagatattTTTGTATGTATTTTCTGTAATACTGAATTTTTGCAGGTCCAATGGGCAGGATATGGTCCTGAAGAAGATACATGGGAGCCCATTGATAACCTCAGGTTAGTATAAGATAATATCATCTTATCATCTGCCTTGTTGCCTGGTATTTATTTGCCAGTCCTAATCCTTGTTTCATAAACCAGTGACTGCCCACTGAAAATTAAAGAATTTGTACAAGAAGGGTACAGGAGAAAAATTTTGCCATTGCCTGTGAGTATTTATTTGGTCTTGATTTTCCTAATGTTTAGCTCCACACTTATGTTTGGTGATTACATCTACATTCTCTAATGTTTTGAAAGGGTGATGTTGATGTCATTTGTGGAGGTCCACCATGCCAAGGGATAAGTGGGTTTAACCGTTTCAGGAATCGTAATGAGCCCCTTAAAGatgaaaaaaacaagcaaatggTGACTTTCATGGATATTGTGGCATACTTGAAGCCCAAGTATGTTCTTATGGAAAATGTTGTGGACATACTAAAATTTGCTGATGGCTACCTAGGAAGATATGCTTTGAGCTGCCTGGTCGCAATGAACTACCAAGCACGGCTTGGAATGATGGTGGCTGGCTGTTATGGTCTGCCACAATTCCGGATGCGTGTGTTTCTTTGGGGTGCTCTTTCATCCATGGTCTGTTCTGTTGCTTGCTGCTTTACATGTTTGTTAGAATTCTTTAGGTTTCATGAATATTCAGCTGTGTTTGTCAATGCAGGTTCTCCCAAAGTACCCTCTTCCTACGCATGATGTTGTTGTGCGTGGAGGGGCTCCTAATGCTTTTTCTGTAAGTACAGTCACAGATTTGTCATAGAATATGTGTGAGTTAGTGTCTGATTTGATTTTGTTTGCAGCAAAGCATTGTTGCATATGATGAAACTCAAAGGCCTTCCTTAAAAAAGGCCTTGCTTCTTGGCGATGCTATTTCAGACTTACCACAGGCAAGTCCTTTTGCAAGTTCATACATTGTGCAATTTGTACATGCAATCTTATTTTGTTTGTGCAGGTTGAGAATTATCAGCCTCATGATGTAATGGAATATACTTCTTCCCCCAAGACAGAATTCCAGCGCTATATTCGACTTGGTCGTAAAGGTAAGGTCCAATGTACTCTACTGGTTGACCTTGTGGACTATGAGATGAATGGGTTACTTTTGTGAAGAATCTTGTGCAAGTAGCTCAATTGCCAAAACTAAAAATGCATTCAGTGCTGATGTTTAGCTTTCTG encodes the following:
- the LOC101774591 gene encoding DNA (cytosine-5)-methyltransferase 3, which translates into the protein MAPSSPSSAAPTRASGRKRAAKAEEIHRNQEEEEEVAAASSAKRRRGASSGKKPKPPPKQAKTAKAGRKKKAEAERAEPVEDDVCAEEPDEEEMAMGEEEAAAEAEEQEAAAAAAGSPGKKRVAQPRKRGTAAAGDHEPEFVGEPVPAAEARANWPKRYDRSAAARRPEEDEEVKARCHYRSAKVDNIVYTLGDDVYVKAEENEADYIGRITEFFEGTDRCQYFTCRWFFRPEDTVINSLVCIDVDGKKHDPRRVFLSEEKNDNVLDCIISKVKIVHVDPNMDPKAKAQLIEHCDLYYDMSYSVAYSTFANIPSENGASGSETASGISSDDMDLETSSGAPVRTATLLDLYSGCGGMSTGLCLGAALAGLKLETRWAVDLNSYACQSLKYNHPQTEVRNEKADEFLALLKEWAVLCDKYVHKDVGSDSAGSEDQEDDGSPLDKDEFVVEKLIGICYGGSGRENGLYFKVQWAGYGPEEDTWEPIDNLSDCPLKIKEFVQEGYRRKILPLPGDVDVICGGPPCQGISGFNRFRNRNEPLKDEKNKQMVTFMDIVAYLKPKYVLMENVVDILKFADGYLGRYALSCLVAMNYQARLGMMVAGCYGLPQFRMRVFLWGALSSMVLPKYPLPTHDVVVRGGAPNAFSQSIVAYDETQRPSLKKALLLGDAISDLPQVENYQPHDVMEYTSSPKTEFQRYIRLGRKDMLDWSFGEEAGPDEGKLLDHQPLRLNNDDYERVKQIPVKKGANFRDLKGVKVGANNIVEWDPEIERVYLSSGKPLVPDYAMSFIKGRSPKPFGRLWWDETVPTVVTRAEPHNQIILHPTQARVLTVRENARLQGFPDYYRLFGPIKEKYIQVGNAVAVPVARALGYCLGQAFLGESEGSQPLYELPASFTSVARVAQVGASSVSTPAGEVVEQ